From a region of the Candidatus Jettenia caeni genome:
- a CDS encoding transposase encodes MDVIDPKEIPFIEEEIIKVLLDKQQINLDTLLCDTSNFFTYIDSGNRQCDVARRGYNKQKRMDLKQFGLFLLVSRQDQIPLFHKIYQGNLSDRTIFQEQFRDMVNRFKAISGSLEDITLVFDQGNNSKKILQEVNSTVSFVGSVSPYHQRSLIEEANRSMSKIQVKDRSVDCCRIRTNLWQMDLTVVVYISEKLRQGQLRGVEQSIKKLFEKLKGIQEKIKAPTQRGKKRDREELEARITALIASSVPEGLIDWRIEDGKRDAFELDFWIEQERFEYLKEHWFGRRIVITNRHKWDTEEIILAYWGQHKVEYVFKNLKNPFHLAVRPQYHWTDQKIEVHGFIWVLAFLLGMIAYKRAKEKARFQGSISTLLEKLSSIRLATFIEGPSEKSKGKYKTTQHLEEMDEDLLALVNALGISHALEKSSIPFSVYN; translated from the coding sequence ATGGACGTCATTGACCCAAAAGAAATACCTTTCATCGAAGAAGAGATAATCAAAGTGCTCCTTGATAAACAGCAAATAAATCTTGATACCTTGCTGTGTGATACGAGTAATTTTTTTACCTACATTGATTCTGGCAACAGGCAGTGCGATGTTGCCCGGAGGGGATATAATAAACAAAAGAGAATGGACTTGAAGCAGTTTGGATTATTTCTTTTAGTTTCCCGTCAGGATCAAATTCCCCTTTTTCATAAGATATATCAGGGAAATCTTTCAGATAGAACGATTTTTCAAGAGCAATTCAGAGATATGGTAAATCGATTTAAAGCCATTTCCGGCTCATTAGAGGACATAACCCTGGTATTTGACCAGGGAAATAACTCCAAGAAGATATTACAAGAGGTAAACAGCACAGTGAGTTTTGTCGGCTCTGTATCACCCTATCACCAGAGGTCTCTTATAGAAGAGGCCAATAGATCGATGAGCAAAATACAGGTAAAGGATCGTAGTGTTGATTGTTGTCGGATAAGAACCAACCTTTGGCAGATGGATCTTACGGTAGTGGTATATATTTCCGAGAAACTTCGGCAGGGACAACTCAGAGGAGTTGAGCAAAGCATAAAGAAACTCTTTGAAAAACTCAAGGGTATTCAGGAAAAAATCAAGGCACCGACTCAAAGAGGTAAAAAGAGAGACCGTGAGGAGTTAGAAGCGAGAATAACAGCACTCATTGCTTCTTCCGTACCGGAGGGTCTTATTGACTGGCGTATTGAAGATGGGAAAAGAGATGCATTTGAACTGGACTTTTGGATAGAGCAAGAGCGGTTTGAGTATTTGAAAGAACATTGGTTTGGGCGTCGTATAGTAATCACCAACCGTCATAAATGGGATACAGAGGAGATTATCCTGGCTTATTGGGGACAACATAAGGTGGAATATGTTTTTAAAAATCTTAAAAATCCCTTTCACTTGGCAGTGCGGCCGCAGTATCACTGGACAGACCAGAAGATTGAAGTTCATGGATTTATTTGGGTGCTTGCATTTCTTCTGGGCATGATTGCTTATAAAAGAGCCAAAGAAAAAGCACGTTTCCAGGGCTCAATCTCTACACTCCTGGAGAAACTCTCATCGATAAGGCTTGCAACATTCATTGAAGGCCCTTCAGAGAAATCGAAAGGGAAATATAAGACAACTCAACATCTTGAAGAAATGGATGAAGACCTTTTAGCTCTTGTAAACGCTCTAGGAATATCTCATGCACTAGAAAAGTCTTCAATCCCTTTCAGTGTATACAACTAA